The genomic segment CGTGGACCAGCCACGCCGTACTGGACGTAAAGCCCGACGACACCTACTGGTGTTCGGCCGACATCGGCTGGATCACCGGCCACTCCTACATCGTCTACGGCCCGCTCGCGCTCGGAACCACGACGGTGATGTACGAGGGGACGCCCGACTACCCCGAGAAAGACCGGCTCTGGGAGATCGTCGAGGAGTACGACGTGACCCAGCTCTACACCGCCCCCACGGCCATCCGCGCGTTCATGAAGTGGGGCAAGGAGTACCCCGACAGCCACGACCTCTCCAGCCTGCGCCTGCTGGGCACGGTCGGCGAGCCCATCAACCCGCGCGCGTGGAAGTGGTACTACAAGCACATCGGCGACGAGGACTGCCCGGTGGTCGACACCTGGTGGCAGACCGAGACCGGCGGGATGATGCTGACGACGCTGCCGGCCATCGGCGAGATGAAACCCGGGTCCGCCGGCCCGCCGCTGCCGGGCGTCAGCGCCGACGTGGTCGACGTCGGCGGCGACCCCGTCGGGGCCGGCGAGGCCGGCTATCTCGTCGTCAACCGACCCTGGCCCGGGATGCTCCGGACGCTGTACAACAACGACGAGCGCTTCATCGACGAGTACTGGCGGGAGTACTCGAACCCCGACCGCGACGAGTGGGTCTACTTCCCCGAGGACGGCGCGAAACTCGACGAAGACGGCTACATCACCGTCCTCGGTCGGGTCGACGACGTGCTCAACGTCTCGGGGCACCGTCTGGGGACGATGGAGATAGAGAGCGCCATCGTCGGCGTCGAGGGCGTCGCCGAGGCGGCCGTCGTCGGCGGCAAACACGACATCAAGGGGGAGGCGGTGTACGCCTACGTCATCACCGAGGACGGCACCGAGGAGAACGAAGCGCTCCGTGAGCGCATCATCGAGGGCGTCGAAGACGCTATCGGCCCCATCGCGCGGCCGGAGTCGGTCATCTTCACGCCCGAACTCCCCAAGACCCGCTCGGGGAAGATAATGCGTCGACTCCTCGAAGACATCGCCAACGGCGAGGAGCTGGGCGACACCAGCACGCTTCGCAATCCCGACGTAGTCAGCGACATCCAGTCGAAAGTCGGCGGCGACTGAGAGGAGCGTCGTGCCGAGCGGCCGGTGTTCGCCGCCCGGTGGCGGCGATATCCGGGCTCGACGGCTCCTGCATGCGACGGACCGGTTCTTCGAACAAAGGGGGCACGGTGGTGGGGCACAAACCCAACCATGCCAGATAACAACACACACGAACGGGCGGACGACGAGGCTGTCACAGCCGACGGTAGTGAACCGAGTGCAACGAGACGGACCTCGTCAGCTCCGCGCACTGACGGAGGGACGACACAGGCCGCACAGCGCCATCAGAACACGAACTATCTCGACGAGGAGGTGAACTTGCTGAAACCGAGCACGCCCTACATGCGTGACCACCTCAGAATCGTCTGGACCGGCTTCGTCGCCTGGGCGATTATCGTCTTCGGGCCGGTGACGCTGACAGTCATCGCTCCCGACGCGATGACGACGACGATGCCGGTCATCGGCTTCCCGTTGCACTACTTCCTCGTCGCCTTCGGCGCGCCGACGGGCGCGCTCATCCTGTCGGCCATCTACGCCCGCCAGCGCGACAAGCTCGACGACAAGTACGGTATCGATCACAGCACCGCCGGCCCCGAGGAGGGCGGAGCCGGCGAGAGCGGTGAGGCCGCGGCCACCGACGGTGGTGAGCGACCCGAAGAGTCGCGAGCCTCGTCTGACCAGCGGTCAGACCGCGGGGGCGAGCAATGACGATCCCGCTGCAGGCCGAAGCGCTCGACATCTCGTTTAAACTGCTGCCGGCCATCATCGTCTTCCTCATGATGGCGTCGTTCCTGGTCATCGGCTACGTGTTCAAGGTGGCAGACACCGAGGGCATGTGGGTCGCCGGCCGCGGCATCGGCAACATCGAGAACGGGATGGCCATCGGCGCGAACTGGATGTCCGCCGCCTCGTATCTCGGGCTGGCCGGGCTCGTCGCGCTGTCGGGCTTTTACGGCCTGGCGTTCATCGTCGGCTGGACGACCGGCTACTTCGTCCTGCTCATCTTCCTCGCCGCACAGATGCGGCGGTTCGGGAAGTACACGGCCCCCGACTTCGTCGCGGACCGATTCAACTCCCCGACGGCCCGCGCGCTGGCCGCGTTCACCACGCTGCTCATCGCGTACGTCTACTCCGTTGGCCAGGCCCGCGGGATGGGCCTCGTCGGCCAGTACGTCTTCGGCCTCGACATCATCCCGATGATAATCGTGATGATGACCATCACCGTCGGCTACCTCGCACTGTCGGGGATGCTCGGCGCGACCAAGAACATGGCCGTCCAGTACGTCATCCTCATCGTCGCGTTTCTGGCCGGCGTCTACGCGGTCGGCTTCACCGGCGGCTACTCGACGGTGTTGCCACAGATAGAGTACGGCGCGCTGTTCGACGAACTCAGCCGACAGTTCTCCGCGCCCTTTATCGGCGGTAACAGCTACTACCTGTGGGTGGCGACGGCGTTCTCGCTCATCTTCGGGACCTGTGGCCTCCCGCACGTGTTGGTGCGGTTCTACACGGTCAAGAGCGAGCGGACCGCTCGCTGGTCGACCGTCTGGGGACTGTTCTTCATCCTCCTGCTGTACTGGGCCGCTCCCGCGATGGCCGCCTTCGGCGTCGACCTGTTCGCGGCGGTCAACAACATCTCGCCGCAGGCGGTCTTCACCGGCGAGCAGGCGATGTCCGGCGCGGAGGGCGACGTCATCGTCGTGCTCGCCGCGCAGTTCGCGGACCTCCCGACGTGGTTCGTCGGGCTGGTCGCCGCCGGGGCGATGGCCGCGGCCATCGCGACGACCGCGGGGCTGTTCATCACGGCCTCCTCGGCCGTCGCTCACGACATCTACGCCGAGCTCATCAACCCCGACGCGACCCAGCGACAGCAGGTCCTCATCGGGCGAGCGACCATCGTCGGCATCGGCGCACTGGTGACCGTCACCGCCTTCAACCCACCGGCGCTCATCGGCGAACTCGTCGCCTACGCCTTCTCGCTTGCCGGTACGGTGCTGTTCCCGATGTTCTTCCTCGGACTCTGGTGGGAGAACACCAACCGACAGGGCGCCTTGGCCGGGATGTCCGTCGGCCTGTTGCTCTGGATAACCTCGATTATCAACAGCGTCCTGCCGGCCTACGTCGGCGCTCTCGGCGCGGCCGCCGGTGAGGGCGGCGCGCTCGTCCCGATATACGCCCAGTACGTCCCGCCCATCGGCGCCGCGCTGGTCGGGACGCCGCTGGTCTTCCTCGTCACCATCGCCGTCTCGCTGGCGACGCCGGAGCCGCCACTGGAGACGAAGAAGATGGTGCGGCAGTGTCACAGCCCCGAACCGATGGGCCAGCAACAGACCGCCGAGGACATCGTCTCGAACACCGGCGGCGACACCCCTGCGGACGACTAACCATGTACGACAACATCCTCATTCCGACTGACGGGAGCGAGACCGCGAACGTCGCGGTGTCCCACGCCGTGGACCTCGCCGCGCAGTACGGGGCCCGCCTGCACGCGCTGTACGTCGTCGACATCGACGCCGTGAACTTCGGCCTCGGCACCGAGCAGGTCGACCGCATCAAACAGGGCAACTTCGGTGAGATGCACGACCTGCAGGAGAAGGCCGACGACGCCACCGGGGCCGTCGTCGACGCCGCCGCCGAACACGACGTGACGGTCCACGAAGAAGTCCGCGTCGGCACGCCCCACGAAGTCATCGCCGGCTACGCCGACAACAACGACATCGACCTCGTCGTCATGGGCAGCCACGGCCGCTCGGGCGTCCGCCGGGCCCTGCTCGGGAGCGTCACCGAGCGCGTCCTGCGCTCGACGCACATCCCGGTGCTCGTGGTCGACGAACAGCGAACGGAGTGACGTCCATGGCTTCCGGGAAACACCTGCTCGAAACCGTCGGCCGACACGTCGACGAGCACCGCTCGGGGATGGTCGTCGACTTCGTCTTCGCGCTGGCGTGGGTGACCGTCGTCACCGTCCTCTTCGACCTCCTGCCGGGCGGGCCCCAGTGGCTCTACTACCTCACGCTGCTGGGCGGCGTCGTGGCCTACTTCGGCTTCTTCTGGTCGCTGGAGGCGGTCAGAGACGAAGGGGGCTGACTCGGCCCCCGGGGCAGTGAGTCGCTGTACGGGGCCACCGAACGCCTTATTTTTGCGGTGACGAGCGCGATGATAATGAGCCGAGCACAGTGTCTCGTTTCGTCTCCGTCCTGATTATCGTCGGCTTCGCCATCGCTACACAAGTGTCGCCGCCGGGCGTCTCCGTCCAGCTACTCGCTGCGCTGAGAGTTCTGATGGTGGTGCTCCCGTTCTCGTACTGGCTGGTCTACGTCCGAGGGCTCTCTCTGACGGGCTTCTGAACAGCGCCCACGCCGTACGGATCGGGCAGCGCTATCGGTCGGACCCGTTCCGTTTCGGGGCGGCTCGTTCGGTCGCCGCCTCGCTACTCCCCACTCATCGCTTCACTCGCCATATTCCGCCCCTGGGCGTTCAGACTGACCTCCGTCCGCGTCCGAACCTTGTCCACCGCCCCGACGTCCAGCAGCGTCTGGTATATCTCCTCGACGTCGTCGGGCGTCGTTCCGACGAAATCGGCCATCTCGAAGGGCGAGACCCCCGAATAGAGCGCCATCAACACCTGACTCTCCATCTCCGAGAGCTCGTAATCGTCCTCGCGTCCCTCGACGACGGCGCCGAACAGCGCCTCCAGCGCCTCGGTGTGGTGGGGCATTCCCGAGAGGTGGGTCTCGACGCTGCGACCCTCCTCGTCCGTGTGTTCGACCTCGACGACGGTTCGCTGGTCGCCGAGCACGCTGCTCTCGCCCGTCTCGATGGTCCCCACGTCGTCGATATCGAAGACGGTCGAGCCGCCGCCGGGGAACTGCAGGCGGACCTCGTCGTCGTCCAGCCGGAACCGCGCCTTGCTCCACTCGGCGTCGTCCTGGATGACGCCGCCGACGACGGCGGGGTGGCGCGCGAGGATGACCTCCCCCTGAAGCGTCGCGCGGCGGTACTCGAAAGCGAAGTCGGAGACGTTGCTGGCGTCCACGAGCAAGACGGTGTCACCGACCGAGAGGACCGTCGCGCCCGGCGGCACGTCCTCCGGCACGGCTGCGTCGGGCTCGTCGGGTACGGAGATATTCGAGTGCGGGATGGGCGTCTTGCCGTCGTTGGTCGCGAGCACCACCCGCTTGTTGGTGACGATGAGGCGACACGACTGCCACTTGGGGTCGGCGACCGGTTCGCCCTCACGGACGACGTACTGGAAGTCGCCGGACGCGTCGAGTACCTTGTGTTCGTCACCACTCATGGCCGCAGTCGTCGGAGAGTTGTCGCCGACTCGTATATAACTTCCACCGGTCACGGCGGGAGAGCGTCCGCTCGGGCTACCGAAACCACGAGCGGTCAGAAAGTCTCGACACCGCTGACTGAGCGACGACGCTACAGCGCGACGAGCAACCCGCCGACGACGCCCAGACCACCGAACACGACACACACCGTCCAGAAGGGGACCCGACGCACCAGCTGGACGAGCGCACCGACGGTCAGATAGCCCACGACGGCGCTGACCGCCAGCGCGACCGCGGCGTCGAGCGGGTCGAGCGCCGGAACGCCGTCGTCGACCAGCACGAGGACGTTGGCGCCGAGCGCGGCCGGAATCGACAGCAGAAAGGAGAGCCGCAGCGAGGACTCCCCCTCGTGGCCCCGCAGGAGCAACGCGCTGACGGT from the Halomicroarcula saliterrae genome contains:
- the acs gene encoding acetate--CoA ligase, with translation MSDEEVQLEARLEAQDVFEPPESFVEQANVADPAIYDEFEDEWPGAWERAAELLDWDSEWDQVLDDSDAPFYEWFTDGELNASHNCLDRHLDERGEEAAIEWIGELGEKRTYSYAQLHREVNEFAAALRELGVEEDDVVTMYMPMIPELPVAMLACARIGAPHSVVFAGFSADALATRMESADSEFLVTCDGYYRRGDPLPHKEKANEGLEDVGHEVETVVVDRLDDDYDHPMKEGEHDYDELVAAHEGAEVDPVTRDAEDMLFLMYTSGTTGQPKGVKHTTGGYLSYAAWTSHAVLDVKPDDTYWCSADIGWITGHSYIVYGPLALGTTTVMYEGTPDYPEKDRLWEIVEEYDVTQLYTAPTAIRAFMKWGKEYPDSHDLSSLRLLGTVGEPINPRAWKWYYKHIGDEDCPVVDTWWQTETGGMMLTTLPAIGEMKPGSAGPPLPGVSADVVDVGGDPVGAGEAGYLVVNRPWPGMLRTLYNNDERFIDEYWREYSNPDRDEWVYFPEDGAKLDEDGYITVLGRVDDVLNVSGHRLGTMEIESAIVGVEGVAEAAVVGGKHDIKGEAVYAYVITEDGTEENEALRERIIEGVEDAIGPIARPESVIFTPELPKTRSGKIMRRLLEDIANGEELGDTSTLRNPDVVSDIQSKVGGD
- a CDS encoding DUF4212 domain-containing protein, which produces MPDNNTHERADDEAVTADGSEPSATRRTSSAPRTDGGTTQAAQRHQNTNYLDEEVNLLKPSTPYMRDHLRIVWTGFVAWAIIVFGPVTLTVIAPDAMTTTMPVIGFPLHYFLVAFGAPTGALILSAIYARQRDKLDDKYGIDHSTAGPEEGGAGESGEAAATDGGERPEESRASSDQRSDRGGEQ
- a CDS encoding sodium:solute symporter family transporter — encoded protein: MTIPLQAEALDISFKLLPAIIVFLMMASFLVIGYVFKVADTEGMWVAGRGIGNIENGMAIGANWMSAASYLGLAGLVALSGFYGLAFIVGWTTGYFVLLIFLAAQMRRFGKYTAPDFVADRFNSPTARALAAFTTLLIAYVYSVGQARGMGLVGQYVFGLDIIPMIIVMMTITVGYLALSGMLGATKNMAVQYVILIVAFLAGVYAVGFTGGYSTVLPQIEYGALFDELSRQFSAPFIGGNSYYLWVATAFSLIFGTCGLPHVLVRFYTVKSERTARWSTVWGLFFILLLYWAAPAMAAFGVDLFAAVNNISPQAVFTGEQAMSGAEGDVIVVLAAQFADLPTWFVGLVAAGAMAAAIATTAGLFITASSAVAHDIYAELINPDATQRQQVLIGRATIVGIGALVTVTAFNPPALIGELVAYAFSLAGTVLFPMFFLGLWWENTNRQGALAGMSVGLLLWITSIINSVLPAYVGALGAAAGEGGALVPIYAQYVPPIGAALVGTPLVFLVTIAVSLATPEPPLETKKMVRQCHSPEPMGQQQTAEDIVSNTGGDTPADD
- a CDS encoding universal stress protein, whose protein sequence is MYDNILIPTDGSETANVAVSHAVDLAAQYGARLHALYVVDIDAVNFGLGTEQVDRIKQGNFGEMHDLQEKADDATGAVVDAAAEHDVTVHEEVRVGTPHEVIAGYADNNDIDLVVMGSHGRSGVRRALLGSVTERVLRSTHIPVLVVDEQRTE
- a CDS encoding DUF7534 family protein, translated to MSRFVSVLIIVGFAIATQVSPPGVSVQLLAALRVLMVVLPFSYWLVYVRGLSLTGF
- a CDS encoding CheF family chemotaxis protein, yielding MSGDEHKVLDASGDFQYVVREGEPVADPKWQSCRLIVTNKRVVLATNDGKTPIPHSNISVPDEPDAAVPEDVPPGATVLSVGDTVLLVDASNVSDFAFEYRRATLQGEVILARHPAVVGGVIQDDAEWSKARFRLDDDEVRLQFPGGGSTVFDIDDVGTIETGESSVLGDQRTVVEVEHTDEEGRSVETHLSGMPHHTEALEALFGAVVEGREDDYELSEMESQVLMALYSGVSPFEMADFVGTTPDDVEEIYQTLLDVGAVDKVRTRTEVSLNAQGRNMASEAMSGE